In a single window of the Helicoverpa zea isolate HzStark_Cry1AcR chromosome 9, ilHelZeax1.1, whole genome shotgun sequence genome:
- the LOC124633389 gene encoding lipase 3-like — MSVTVSNMYKVVLCIAISVICLQCWSRSSEIRDRELLDIQEFQNYLKLSQESDLFASTRVTGDIKLFNAGLYNEDVHLNVSQLIRKYGHFVEEHEVTTKDGYILTMIRIRSDGPAVFLMHGLLASADDWVTAGPHTGIAYLLANEGYDVWMGNARGTKHSKKHATLSIPTYQFWNFSWDEIGRYDLPAMIDYVLDKKNETELVYIGHSQGSTAFFVMTSEVPEYNDKISLMVALSAPTAIPNMKSPFLNFLKIVTLSHPELLFALAKELGFYEFVPTSTLVQNFIPVCGREDLAQLVCSNLLFLVCGFDADQLNVTNLPVIFSHAPSGAATKQLEHYSQTIISGKFRRFDYGDSQNIQVYGSKLPPEYPLEKVTAPVVIFHGENDWLVSFDDADALRRRLINVVDVYTVPYRHFNHIDYLFAKDLKQLVFTKLSSVIKQYNNKH, encoded by the coding sequence ATGTCAGTAACAGTGTCCAATATGTATAAAGTAGTGTTGTGTATCGCAATAAGTGTTATTTGTTTGCAATGCTGGTCACGCAGCTCCGAAATACGTGATCGTGAATTATTGGACATTCAGGAATTTCAGAATTACCTCAAACTCAGCCAGGAATCCGATCTGTTCGCCAGTACGAGGGTCACAGGTGATATAAAATTGTTCAATGCTGGGCTTTATAATGAAGACGTTCATTTGAACGTGTCTCAACTTATTCGTAAATATGGACATTTCGTGGAGGAACATGAAGTCACAACTAAGGATGGGTATATTCTGACCATGATTAGAATTCGTAGTGACGGCCCAGCGGTATTTCTAATGCATGGCTTGTTAGCCAGCGCCGACGACTGGGTGACCGCGGGCCCGCACACTGGGATCGCCTATCTACTCGCTAATGAAGGGTATGATGTATGGATGGGCAACGCTCGAGGCACCAAACATTCCAAGAAACATGCGACCCTTTCGATACCCACGTATCAATTCTGGAACTTCAGTTGGGATGAGATTGGTCGCTACGATTTGCCGGCTATGATTGACTATGTTTTAGATAAGAAGAATGAAACAGAGTTAGTTTACATAGGCCATTCTCAGGGCAGTACAGCTTTCTTCGTCATGACTTCTGAAGTACCCGAATACAACGATAAAATATCTTTAATGGTAGCGTTATCTGCTCCAACTGCAATACCAAATATGAAAAGTCCTTTtctaaactttttaaaaatcgTGACACTTTCTCACCCTGAACTATTATTTGCACTTGCGAAAGAATTGGGGTTCTACGAATTTGTGCCAACTTCTACCTTAGTGCAAAACTTTATACCCGTCTGTGGAAGAGAAGACCTTGCTCAACTAGTTTGTAGCAACCTCTTGTTCTTGGTATGTGGTTTTGACGCTGATCAGCTGAACGTCACCAATTTGCCAGTTATTTTTTCTCACGCGCCATCTGGAGCAGCCACGAAGCAATTGGAACATTATTCGCAAACTATAATATCGGGTAAATTCCGAAGGTTTGACTACGGAGATAGCCAAAATATACAAGTATATGGTTCTAAGCTGCCTCCCGAGTATCCGCTCGAGAAGGTAACTGCGCCTGTCGTTATATTTCACGGTGAAAATGACTGGTTAGTGTCGTTCGATGATGCAGACGCATTGCGTAGGAGACTGATAAATGTAGTGGATGTGTATACAGTGCCTTATCGACATTTCAATCATATCGATTATTTGTTTGCTAAGGATTTAAAACAGTTGGTGTTCACAAAATTGTCGTCAGTGAttaaacaatacaataataaacattag
- the LOC124633323 gene encoding lipase 3-like has product MPFIIPIGSAIHFSTMKKRYRNSIILLTVLNFTHCICYEIVFHEIKIDPVALINEFTAVIDILSSEKAPDNEDVYLNITDLIVKYGHPVEQHHAKTDDDYILTMFRIPSSGPAVFLMHGMLLSSDDWVTNGPHNSLPYLLAMAGYDVWLGNARGNKHSRQHAKISPDTPEFWNFSWDEIGRYDLPTMIDYVLSTAKTETLAYVGYSQGTTNFFVMGSERPEYNDKVSTMIALAPVAWSSHMKSPFARMAAPLNYYATIIIKMLQMYEILPKPINYLYKNTPLCNIGNGIVCSTILFILGGFDYEQINQRNLPVIFGHMPSGASINQITHYLQNMMSGKFQKFDHGEDKNLQLYGTRKPPSYAVDKIRTPVALFYGENDWFSDVKDVKILNKKLPNVVDLYHVPLEKCNHVDFLWAKDATRLIYARVLQLLRFGNKTNGLPCIPETCKNINGVDHHLDS; this is encoded by the coding sequence ATGCCATTTATTATACCTATAGGTAGTGCAATTCACTTTAGCACAATGAAAAAACGTTATCGGAATTCCATTATTTTACTAACCGTTTTGAACTTCACTCATTGCATTTGCTATGAAATAgtatttcatgaaataaaaattgaccCAGTGGCATTAATAAACGAATTTACGGCAGTGATTGATATTTTATCTAGTGAAAAAGCACCTGACAATGAAGAtgtctatttaaatattaccGATTTGATTGTAAAATATGGCCATCCAGTGGAACAACATCACGCGAAAACAGACGACGATTACATTCTCACAATGTTTAGGATCCCGAGCAGCGGTCCTGCGGTTTTTCTAATGCATGGTATGTTACTTAGTTCTGATGACTGGGTGACCAACGGACCTCATAACAGCTTGCCATATCTACTAGCAATGGCCGGATACGACGTTTGGTTGGGAAATGCTCGAGGTAATAAACACTCTAGACAACATGCCAAAATATCACCAGATACGCCCGAATTTTGGAATTTCAGCTGGGATGAGATTGGTCGCTATGACTTACCCACCATGATCGACTATGTACTTTCAACTGCAAAGACGGAAACATTGGCATACGTGGGGTATTCCCAGGGCACCACAAATTTCTTTGTTATGGGATCTGAGAGACCAGAATATAATGATAAAGTTTCGACTATGATCGCACTAGCACCAGTAGCCTGGTCGTCGCACATGAAGAGCCCGTTTGCAAGAATGGCAGCTCCATTGAATTATTACGCAACGATAATTATCAAAATGTTGCAAATGTACGAAATCCTGCCGAAGCCAATCAATtacctttataaaaatacccCGCTGTGTAATATAGGGAATGGTATAGTTTGCAGCACAATTTTATTCATCCTCGGTGGATTTGACTATGAACAAATTAACCAAAGGAATTTGCCAGTGATTTTCGGACACATGCCTTCTGGTGCTTCTATAAATCAAATTacacattatttacaaaatatgatgTCAGGAAAATTCCAGAAATTCGATCATGGCGAGGACAAGAATCTACAACTATATGGGACTCGCAAGCCCCCTTCATACGCAGTAGACAAAATCAGAACGCCTGTTGCCTTGTTCTACGGTGAAAATGATTGGTTTTCTGATGTCAAAGACGTCAAAATTTTGAACAAGAAGTTACCAAATGTTGTAGATTTGTATCACGTCCCTTTGGAAAAATGTAATCACGTTGACTTTCTGTGGGCGAAGGATGCCACACGTCTTATATATGCTAGAGTCCTGCAATTACTCAGATTTGGGAATAAAACTAATGGTCTGCCGTGTATTCCTGAaacttgtaaaaatataaacggtGTGGACCATCACCTAGATAGTTAA